TTCCTGCCGGAAATATTGATCTTGGAATGACCTTTGGAAGCTATATTGGATTAATTGTTTTAATTGCAGCTTTTGCAGGAGTTGGGATATTGGCTTCTTCACTTTCACAGAATCAGATCATGGCGTACCTTTTAGGCGTCTTCATGTGTTTCATTATGTATTTTGGAATTGAGCAACTGGCCAGCTACAAACTTTTGGGCGGAGCGGATTTTATTCTTCAGAATATAGGCTTTTATCAGCATTTCCTAGGCTTTACAAGAGGTCTTATTGATCTTAAGGACGTGGCCTATTTTATTCTGATCATTGGTGCTACGTTACTATTGTCCAACCATTTTATCACTAAAAAGAAGTAGCATTATGAAGAAGTTCAATATTAAATCTCCATTAGGAATTTTCTTAATTGTAGTGGTGCCCTTAGTGATTCTGCTTACCTTTTCCGGGATCAGATTAGATTTAACGAAAGAAAAAAGATATACCCTTTCAGACAGTACGGTAAAAGTTCTGGAATCTGTGAAGAAACCGCTTACCGTAGATGTTTATCTTGAAGGTGACTTTCCGGCGAGCTTCAAACAGCTTCAGAGCGAAACCAGATTTATGCTGGAAGAGTTCAGGAAGATCAATCCAAAAATAGATTTCAAATTCATCGATCCTATCAAGACAAAAATGTCCCAGGATACGTTGATGGCGATGGGTATGCAGCCTTCTGTTCTCCCGGATGTTAAAGACGGTAAGATTTCACAGATCACGCTTTTCCCTTATGCTGTTATCAAGTATGACAAAAGGGGAGTGTCTATTCCATTGGTGGTACAGCAGGCAGGAATAGATGCGGACCAACAGCTGACGAGATCTATTGAAGGCCTTGAATACAGCCTGGTTTCAAATATCAAAAATATTGCAGCCGATAAGAGAAAGAAAGTCGGAATTCTGGTGAATCAGGATGAGCTTGGTCCTGAAGAGTTCCATGGTTTTATGCAATTGGCGCTGGAAAACTATGATGCAGGTCCTGTAGTTCCAAAAAACCAGACAGAACTTACGCTTGAAGATCTTCCGTTATTGAAGCAAATGAGTGCTTTGGTGATTGCAAAACCGAGAAAAGCATTTACAGATAACGAAAAAGTAATCCTTGACCAGTTTATTATGAATGGTGGGAAAACCCTTTGGATGATTGATGCAGTAAATGCAGAGATGGATACGCTGACAAGATCTCAAAAGGTAATGCCTTTCCCTGTAGATATCAATATGACAGATTTCTTTTTCAATTATGGAATCAGAATCAATCCGGCCTTGGTGAAGGATGTAAAGAAATTTGCATTATTAAAGCTGGTAACGGGTGAAGTAGGAGGGAATCCTCAGTATACAAGTCTTCCGTGGCCATATTTTCCACTTGGAATTGCTGAGAATGATAATCCGATTACTAAAAATATCAATCCGGTAAAATTTGAATTTCCAACTTCCATCGATACATTGGGCGGAAGAAAAAATATTAAGACCCAGGTTCTTTTTGAATCCAGTGAAAGAACACTTCTGAAGCAGGTTCCCAATTATGTTGATCTTAAAGAAATTGCAAGCGTAGACAGTCTTGGGCAAATGGAAAAACCAAGCACACCGAAGATTTTTGCAGTTGCTTTAGAGGGTAAATTTAATTCTGCCTATGCCTCAAGAATTGAAAGAAAAGGATATCCGGGTTTCAAAAGCCAGAGTCCTGAAAATAAAATGATCGTTATTGCTGACGGAGATGTCGGCAGAAATAAAATGCATAAAGGCGAGCCGCTTCCAATGGGAATTGACCGTCTCACGAATCAGGAATTCGGAAACGAACAGTTCCTGAGAAATGCCCTGGATTATCTTCTGGACGACAGCAACCTAATGGCGCTTAGAAACAGAAATATCGAAGAAAGACTGCTGGACAGAAACCGGATCACGGAGGAAAAAGCAAACTGGCAATGGCTGAATCTGCTGCTTCCTTTAGTGGTAATTGGTTTATTAGGAGGATTGTTTTTCTGGATGAGGAAGAGGAAATTTGGATAATATATAAAAAAGAGAAACCTTTCGGTTTCTCTTTTTTGTCTAGCAGGTTATACCAAAACAACAACTGTACTTGATCTTGAATTTTAATTACTTAAATATTTAAACGGGAAGTGGACGATATCAATTACTTTTGTCCAGATTATTTCCCAGGCTCATCAACTTTACAATAAAGCCTACCATGGACTTATTCCCGTTTCATCCTCAATATCATTACTGTAGAATTGCCCCGTTGGTGCATTGTCATCAGTAAGTGTATGTTTTACGATGAAAGAGGCTGCACTTTCCACAGAACCAGGGCCGCTGTGGTGATTGAAGTCTGTAGCGGTATATCCGGGATCAATCACATTTACTTTAAAAGGAAGGTCTTTCAGTTCATAAGCTAAAACAATGGTATAGGCATTCAATGCTGATTTTGACGGACCGTATGCTGCTCCTTTCACATGGTAATATTTCCAGGCCGGATCGCTGTGGAGCGTCAAAGATCCAAGTCCTGAAGTGATGTTGCTGATTCTCGGGCTTTCTGATTTTTTAAGCAGTTCTAAAAACGACTGGGTTATACTAATCACCCCAAAAAAATTGGTATCAAAAACTTCCTGAATGTCTTTAATAGAGGTTTCTGCTGCTGTCTGAGGATTGACTCCAAGAATACCAGCATTGTTGATCAGAATATCCAGTTTTCCCTGTTCTTTTTCAATACTATTTTTTGCTGCTGAAATTGAATCCGGATTGGTGACATCTATTTCAATGGCTTTTATATTTTGAAAACCCTTTTCATTCAACTCTTTTACGATGCTTTCTCCTTTCTGAAGATCACGGCTTCCTAAATAGACGAATAACCCTTTTGCTGAAAACTGCTGTGCTGTTTCAAGACCAATACTTCTGTTGGCTCCTGTTATTAATACTGATTTCATTTTTTCTTTGTTTAATTAATGATGTAAAATTCCATCAATTAAATTTGATGTTGTTTGCCATATGGCAAAAAGTAAAAAAAATGTAAGTCAAGAGGAGATATTGACTGGATTCAAAAGAGATCCAAACTCAAAGTAACAAAAGTTTTTGAAGCCAGATGCATGATGTGTAGAAAACTGTTAAATCAGGAAAATCTGCGAGAGATAAAAGTGAAAAAAAGTTGATGGATATTAATATTTACCAATATTTTTTCTGATTCTACTGAGTGAAGATTGGGTAATCCCAAGATAAGACGCAATATAAGAAAGTGGGATCCTGTTAACCACAGTAGGGTAGATTTCCATAAATTTAAGATAACGGGTCGTTGCATCTTCCGAAACCAGCGGACTTCTTCTTTCTACTTTCTGGATCAGTGCTCTTGAAATAATTTTATGAACAATGATTTCCCAACCAACAATAGTTTGCAGAAGCTCCAGCCAGTCTTTTCTTTGGAAAACAATAAGTTTACAATCGGTAACGGCCTGAACGTAACTGCTGGAACATATCTCATTATCAAAGCTTTCCAGATCTACGACCAGGTTATTTTCTTCAATGAAATATTTTGTGATTTCTTCTCCCTTGTTATCGTAATAGCAAACCCGCAGAATGCCATCTACAACAAAACCAACCTGCTTTGCGATTTTCCCCGCCTCTGAAAAATATTCGTCTTTTGAAAGAACTATTTCCTTGGCCTTACTGGTTACAAAGTCTAGCTGTTGTTGGTTCAGATTTCCAAATCTTAGGATAAAATCAAATAGTTCTTTCATAGATGCAAGTTAGTGAAAGTTACTTTTGCTGTATTTGTCATTTGGCAAAAAGGGGCTATAATTAGACAAATATTTTGTTTTTAATTAAATAGCTTCCTGAATTCCAATGGAGACTGATTGGTTTTCTGTTTAAACAGCTTACTAAAAGACTGCGGATGTTCAAATCCCAGTTCATAAGCTATTTCACTGACGGAAAGATGAGTGGTGCTGAGATGTTCTTTTGCTTTGTCAATTAACTTATTCTGAATATGCTGTTGAGTATTCTGTTGCGTATGGATCCTTAGTAAAGACCCAAGATAGTTGGGAGAAATATTCATTTCGTTAGCAATGGTTTTTACAGAAGGAATACCACTTTCAATTAGATTTCCGCTGTCAAAATGTTGGGAAAGTATTTCATCAAACCTTTCCAAAAGTTCGTGGCTCGATTTTTTACGGGTTAAAAACTGACGTTCATAAAATCTTTCGGAATAGATAAGAAGCAGCTCAATCTGTGCAGCAATCAATTCCTGAGAGAACTTATCAATATTTGATTGATATTCCCTTTCTATATTTTTCAGAATATCAACCACAATTTTTTCTTCCCGATCCGAAAGGAAAAGAGCTTCATTGATGTCATACTTGAAAAAATCATAAGATTTTATCTTCTTTGCCAGTGAAGTATTCCAGAGAAAGTCCGGATGAATCACCAGTAGCCAGCCTGTGGGTTCTGCTACGACTTCCGGCTTTATTTCAAGTTTCAGGAACTGCAGTGGTGAAACAAAACACAGCACTCCGGAATCAAAATCATATTCCTGCTGACCGTAATTAAATTTCGCATTCACATTACGTTTCAGACCGATGGAGTAAAAATTCTGGATCCATTTCAGTTCAGTATCATCCGTGGGATAGTTGACCTGGCTATAATCTATCAGGCTGATCAGGGGATGGTCAGGATTGGGAAGGTTACAGAAAGCATGAAATTCAGAAATTGAATTGAAGCGGAATGGAGGTTTCATAATGCTAATTTAGTAAAATGTACAAAGTATTAATGTTATAATGTTATAATGTATTAATCTATTTACTGTTAAATCCTTCGACTACGTTCGGCATGACTTCTCTACATCAGGCTTGTAGTTTAATGAAAATAGGGATAGATTTGCCATTGTCATCCTGAGCGAAGTCGAAGGATTTTTATTTAAAACACAGATAAACGGACCATTATATCACCGTAGACATGGTAAGATTTTCCCATTGTTTTGCATCATCTGTAATGGTTTTAATTTTAGCATCCAGAAATTCAGAAGTACCAGTTCCCAAAAGGAAATGAACCGGTGGGTTCTGTACTTCACTGATAGCAATTAAAGCTTCTGCTCCTTTTTCGGGATCATTGGGCTGATTTCCATTGATTTCATTAAGGTGCGCCTGCTCCGAACTTCTGGCAGTCTCATAAACCTGAATTGGATTTTCCGGTGTTTTTACAGAATCTTTACTTAAAAAATCTGTACGGAAATAGCCTGGATACACTACAGTCGCATGAACTCCGAATTCTTTAATTTCCTCGGCAAGTGATTCGGTAAGCCCGGCTACTGCAAATTTTGTTGCACAATAAATGCCCCAGCCGGGAAAATTTCCGAAATAGCCTCCAATAGACGAAATATTGAACAGATGTCCTGATTTTTGTTCACGCAGATACGGAATCGTATTCCTGATCACATTCAGCGTACCAAAAACATTAATGTCGAAATTCGCTCTCGCTTCCTTGTCTGTCAGTTCTTCCAGGGTTCCTATTTGTCCGTATCCTGCATTGTTTACTACTACATCAAGCTGTCCGAAATGATCAACTGTTTTTACAACTGCTGATTGTACATCTTCGTTATCCGTTAAATTAAGTTCAAGAGGTAAAAATGTTTCAGATTTCTCTCCGATTTCTGCAATCAATGATTGTGCATTTCTTGTCGCTGCTGCTACACGGTAATTTTTTGCTAATAATTTCTTTACTAAGGCCAGTCCCAGACCTTTTGAGGCTCCTGTTACGAACCATACTTTCTTTGTTTCCATTTTTATTGGGTTTAATAATGATACAAAGATCTGAGAATCAGAGACGGCAAATGTAGCCCAATCAACGAATCATGTAACCAGATCGTGAATGGGAAATAAAAAAGAGAAACTGGAAAGTTTCTCTTTTTTTATAGTTAAGCTTCCAAAACAGGAATAATATGCTCCCATTTGAGCTGCTTCGCATAATCCAGGGCTGTTTTTCCCTTATTTGATTTTATATTTTTATCAGCTCCTGCTGCCAGAATGACTTTTACAGAGGTAAGATTGCCTGCAATAGTTTCCTTATGAAGAAGCGTCAGGCCATTTTCATCAGCGTGAATAATTTCATTAGGATATTCCTGCAGAAATTTCACAAATTCTTCTTCCATATTTTTACTCATAGGATGTTCCACAAGATTTTCAGGTTTTTCCTTTTGGTCATTCACGACGAGTATTTCATTAAAATCTCCAAAATCAAGCTGCCATGCCTCGTCA
The Chryseobacterium sp. W4I1 DNA segment above includes these coding regions:
- the gldG gene encoding gliding motility-associated ABC transporter substrate-binding protein GldG yields the protein MKKFNIKSPLGIFLIVVVPLVILLTFSGIRLDLTKEKRYTLSDSTVKVLESVKKPLTVDVYLEGDFPASFKQLQSETRFMLEEFRKINPKIDFKFIDPIKTKMSQDTLMAMGMQPSVLPDVKDGKISQITLFPYAVIKYDKRGVSIPLVVQQAGIDADQQLTRSIEGLEYSLVSNIKNIAADKRKKVGILVNQDELGPEEFHGFMQLALENYDAGPVVPKNQTELTLEDLPLLKQMSALVIAKPRKAFTDNEKVILDQFIMNGGKTLWMIDAVNAEMDTLTRSQKVMPFPVDINMTDFFFNYGIRINPALVKDVKKFALLKLVTGEVGGNPQYTSLPWPYFPLGIAENDNPITKNINPVKFEFPTSIDTLGGRKNIKTQVLFESSERTLLKQVPNYVDLKEIASVDSLGQMEKPSTPKIFAVALEGKFNSAYASRIERKGYPGFKSQSPENKMIVIADGDVGRNKMHKGEPLPMGIDRLTNQEFGNEQFLRNALDYLLDDSNLMALRNRNIEERLLDRNRITEEKANWQWLNLLLPLVVIGLLGGLFFWMRKRKFG
- a CDS encoding SDR family NAD(P)-dependent oxidoreductase, which translates into the protein MKSVLITGANRSIGLETAQQFSAKGLFVYLGSRDLQKGESIVKELNEKGFQNIKAIEIDVTNPDSISAAKNSIEKEQGKLDILINNAGILGVNPQTAAETSIKDIQEVFDTNFFGVISITQSFLELLKKSESPRISNITSGLGSLTLHSDPAWKYYHVKGAAYGPSKSALNAYTIVLAYELKDLPFKVNVIDPGYTATDFNHHSGPGSVESAASFIVKHTLTDDNAPTGQFYSNDIEDETGISPW
- a CDS encoding Crp/Fnr family transcriptional regulator, producing MKELFDFILRFGNLNQQQLDFVTSKAKEIVLSKDEYFSEAGKIAKQVGFVVDGILRVCYYDNKGEEITKYFIEENNLVVDLESFDNEICSSSYVQAVTDCKLIVFQRKDWLELLQTIVGWEIIVHKIISRALIQKVERRSPLVSEDATTRYLKFMEIYPTVVNRIPLSYIASYLGITQSSLSRIRKNIGKY
- a CDS encoding AraC family transcriptional regulator — protein: MKPPFRFNSISEFHAFCNLPNPDHPLISLIDYSQVNYPTDDTELKWIQNFYSIGLKRNVNAKFNYGQQEYDFDSGVLCFVSPLQFLKLEIKPEVVAEPTGWLLVIHPDFLWNTSLAKKIKSYDFFKYDINEALFLSDREEKIVVDILKNIEREYQSNIDKFSQELIAAQIELLLIYSERFYERQFLTRKKSSHELLERFDEILSQHFDSGNLIESGIPSVKTIANEMNISPNYLGSLLRIHTQQNTQQHIQNKLIDKAKEHLSTTHLSVSEIAYELGFEHPQSFSKLFKQKTNQSPLEFRKLFN
- a CDS encoding SDR family NAD(P)-dependent oxidoreductase; the encoded protein is METKKVWFVTGASKGLGLALVKKLLAKNYRVAAATRNAQSLIAEIGEKSETFLPLELNLTDNEDVQSAVVKTVDHFGQLDVVVNNAGYGQIGTLEELTDKEARANFDINVFGTLNVIRNTIPYLREQKSGHLFNISSIGGYFGNFPGWGIYCATKFAVAGLTESLAEEIKEFGVHATVVYPGYFRTDFLSKDSVKTPENPIQVYETARSSEQAHLNEINGNQPNDPEKGAEALIAISEVQNPPVHFLLGTGTSEFLDAKIKTITDDAKQWENLTMSTVI